The Chrysemys picta bellii isolate R12L10 chromosome 12, ASM1138683v2, whole genome shotgun sequence genome has a segment encoding these proteins:
- the LOC103306131 gene encoding olfactory receptor 14A16-like has translation MSNQTTVTEFLLLGFSDVRELQILHFVVFLVIYLVALVGNLLIFMAIAFDHHLHTPMYFFLMNLSILDIGSISVTVPKSMANSLMNTKSISYAGCVAQVFFLFFLLRADFSLLTIMAYDRYVAICQPLHYERMMNSTACVQMAASAWITGILYSVLHTGNTFALTFCGGNMVDQFFCEIPQLLKLSCSDSYLSEFGVLAFSACLLLGCFVFIIVSYIQIFKSVLRIPSEQGRHKALSTCLPHLTVVSMVVFIGAFAYLKPTSSSPSALDLVVAVLYSVLPPIMNPIVYSLRNKEIKAALRRLTGCR, from the coding sequence atgtccaaccaaaccaccgtgaccgagttccttctcctcggattctctgatgttcgggagctgcagattttgcactttgtggtgtttcttgTGATTTACCTTGTagccctggtggggaatcttcttATCTTCATGGCCATAGCCTttgaccaccaccttcacacccccatgtacttcttcctgatgaatctgtccatcctagacattggctccatctctgtcaccgtccccaaatccatggcaaactccctcatgaacaccaaGTCCATAtcctatgctggatgtgttgcccaagtctttttcctcttcttcttgTTGAGAGCAGATTTTTCCCTTCTCACCATCATGGCGTATGACCGATatgtcgccatctgccaaccactgcactatgagagaATGATGAACAGCacagcttgtgtccaaatggcagctagTGCCTGGATCACCGGGATTCTCTACTCTGTACTACACACTGGGAACACGTTTGCATtgaccttctgtggaggcaacatggtggatcagttcttctgtgagatCCCCCAGCTACTCAAGCTCTCCTGCTCTGACTCATATCTGAGTGAATTTGGGGTTCTTGCATTCAGTGCATGTTTACTCTtaggctgctttgtttttatcattGTGTCGTATATTCAGATCTTCAAATCAGTGCTCAGAATCCCTTCTGAGCAGGGACGACATAAAGCCCTatccacctgccttcctcacctcactgtggtctccATGGTTGTTTTCATTGGGGCCTTTGCCTACctaaaacccacctccagctccccatctgctctAGATCTTGTGGTGGCAGTTCTGTATTCCGTATTGCCACCAATCATGAATCCAAttgtctacagcctgaggaacaaggagatcaaagctgccCTGAGGAGACTGACTGGGTGTAGGTAA